The Hordeum vulgare subsp. vulgare chromosome 4H, MorexV3_pseudomolecules_assembly, whole genome shotgun sequence genomic interval gtgcctccgcgttctacACACGTGCAtcctggtgacgtctccaacaccttgatccagcaaggaggaaggagaggttgagggagagctccggtagcatgacggcgtggtgacagtggagctgcgtggtactccggcaaggcttcgctaagcactacggaggacgaggaggaggaggtgtagggctgcgccgagagagagagagatattgttgtctcaaatctgcccaaaaccaccactatatataggaggagagggagggggtgccCACACTTTatggtttcccaccctaaagggtgcggcagccctagaggccaaggagggcggcgaccaagggtggagggccctagggtgggctattgaggcccaaggtggcctcccacgcctagggtttcccctctctccaccccttgtgcgtcttgggctggttgtggaggcgcaccaacccatatatgggctggttcccacccactcTTAGGCCATGTAGCAACTTGaggctggtggcccttgccggtggacccccggaaccctttcggtggtcctggtacattgTCGGtctcgcccgaaacatttccggtgaccaaatcctcacttcctatatatcaatttttacctccagaccattccggatatcctcgtgacgtccgggatctcatccgggactccgaacaaccttcggcaaccacgtacactatttccctataaccctagctttatcgaaccttaagtttgtagaccctacgggttcgggaagcatgcagacatgaccgagacacctctccggtcaataaccaacagcggggtttgtatatccatgttggttcccgcatgttcgtcaatgatctcattggatgaaccacgatgtcggggattcaattaatcccgtatgcaattccctttgtctacgggtttgatacttgcccgagattcgatcgtcggtatccctataccttgttcaatctctttattggcaagtctctttactcgttccgtaacacatcatcccgtgactaacttgttagtcacactgagctcaatatgatgatggattaccaagtgggcccagagacacctctccgtcacacggagtgacaattcccagtcttgattcgtacaacccaacaaatactttcggagatacctgtagtgcacctttataatcacccagttatgttatgacgtttgatacacgcaaagcactcctacggtatccaggagttgcacaatctcatggtctaaggaaatgatacttgacattagaaaagctttagcaaacgaacaccacgatctagtgttatgcttaggattgggtcttgtccatcagattattccccaatgatgtgatctttttatcaatgacatccaatgtccatgaccaggaaaccatgatcatctattgatcaacgagctagccaactagaggctcactagggacacattgtaatctatatattcacacatgtattacggtttccggttaatacagttacagcatgaataatagacaattatcatgaactaggaaatataataataaccaatttattattgcctctagggcatatttccaacacctatgacttagtgtaaagaaaatgaaacagaaagagtaaatattcaagcttcaaagtcttcaaagtgtttttcttcaggagacattgaattcctcatcttcaatatcttcatgaggaatatcaatttattcgcaatcaaagtcttcaaggaatgaccaaagtcttcacccgaacacatacatttttagggatctatattcatcgaataactcaaactcctcggcgacttatagtgcttgtacactcacaaacatatcagtctcttaacctataagtcttcaaaccatcgaaatcactaaggggcactagatgcacttacaacttcgatccgacgcacggttaaaATATATAAGTGTTTTAATATTAGACATTTTTCTGTAATTATTTAGGTCCTGAAAAAATATAAATGCATAAGAGAAAAAAATAGCACACGGGCCAAATCTGTGAGCGCAAAACAATTAGATCGCGCCCAGAGTGACACTTAGCGACATACGAATGGGTTGGGATGCTCCTCACCTTGGTGGGCTCGGTCCAGGTCGGCTTGGAGCTGGCCCGGAGATGAGTCGAGACCTGGCTAGCCTGAAGGAAGTGCGAGCCGAATCTCGTGGGTTGAGGCTGGCGTCTGGCGGCCCATGTGGCCGGGACGCGGTCAACGCACGCGGGGGGCTCGGCCTCCACCTCGCTCCCACAACAGAAGCACGACGACAGTGAGCTACTTCAGCGAGGGGGCTCGGAGATGGTCGGGGCTCCGGGGAGGTTCGGGATCGATGGATTCGCGGGCGAGGAGCTCGTTCCCGACGACGGCGGCTCGAGGCGGTGTCGAGATGACAAGATCGGCCAATGGCGCTTCAAGGGGAAAGAGAGATTGCACAGGGTTAGCACTGaggagcgaggaggaagaaggagagggagagaggagggcgaCCGACGGCGGGGTTCTCAGTCTCCGGAGCCGcagctccggcgatctccggcggcTCGAGGGAGGCGAAGTACGGGGTTGGGTACTCGGGGACGAGGGGTGCGAGGCTGCAGcaagctcgggggctcctcccctcggGCACGAGCTGCAACCGGGAGCTCGGGCGGCGGTGGCCGATTTGGTCCGGGCAGACCTGGCGGCTGAGTTGGGTGGAGctggaggctagggtttgcatgGATCCCGAGGTGAGAGGCTAGGCTGCCTGTATTGGATGAGGAgattgtctatttatagacatggAGGCAAGGGTTAgcagttttgcaccgttttcgggCCGTCGGATCTCGACCGGACGGTCCAAAATGGAGGGGTAGGTTTGGTGGATGGTGTTGGGTTGTGTAGAATAGGCTATGtgggaagagagggaggtttgtgGCCTGGCACAAGATTTTTGAACACcgcaaaacgtccgacgataaatcgatgacggtgccgctacggtcgaccgttcgggtatcaaacgaactccgattgcgacgaaatttggcaggcggtctacctacattaaaatacgaTCGCACACCAAGTTTAAACTCAATCCGATAAAGTTTaacatatatttttaaaaacaatattaaaATGATGTCGCGGGTGCGGGCGTGTGTGGTTggactcgaaacggtcaacgacggaaatagagagaaccgacaactaataacggatgcaagttttgaaaactggcgtctacacagtgctgatgcaatgaggatggtgcgaatgatgcgatgagtgcgacaaacaaataattaaCACGACGACAAGGAAATAAAAGGGAATATTGTGAACCATCGGTCTCGGACTGTTACATTGTAGTAGGCATGTTTctgtcaaagctgtcatattctaacATCTAtccttatttgaagctttgattgtatgttgtcatcaattaccaaaaaaggggagattaaaagcacaatatgctcccttggtggttttgataattcatgacaacatatattgtctcttggactaacacttttagctagatatttcaggaatagtccatggagagcattggctaaaggcttatgtggagatgccccttgatgcaagaaaggaatattagctcaagcttcaagctagaagactcttcattttatatttgtgagaaatcacttttgagtccataggaaagccaatactattaaaagggggtgaagtattaaaatgaactggttgctcaagtgctcaaagttggcCACCAAAATactagtcatttttcccacataaccattctgtccaattccacatactcaaattcggtgccaccaactttcatattttggCTCCActgagtttgacctcacacagaaaccctagccattcccaccaaatcagtgcaaccgaaaccatatcggtgctaccagttcagggtgaccaactttctgttgcctcggtacacaaaatcgtaatttccgagtttgagtatcggtgtcaccgagttgggtcatctgaccgttagacaccttttcggtgccaccgagttgtgtatatcggtcccaccgagattcaaaagtttctgccttttgtgCGAGTCGGTACCtccgagtttatgactttggtgtcaccgagtttgccactttaggtgtaacggttggatttcgtgtgctgcctatatataccacttCATCCACCTCTTATtcttgggagaagcactcagaacacaaacttcatttccagatccattttatgAGATatgaccacctactcatgtgttgagaccaagatattccaatccaatcatttgaaacttgatctcttgcCTCCCCAAActcctttccaccaaatcaatctctcttacccatgcctattttgtgagagagtgattttgtgttgaggagactatctttagaagcacaagagccagGAGTTCATTgacctaccacatatattacctttttgagggtggtgcctcctagattgtttaggtgtcgcttgggagcctcctacttcgtgttgtggagttgaaccaagaggtttgtaagggcaaggagatcgcctaattcgtgaagatctactgtgagtaaggctagtccttcgtgggcagaagccgtggtggaatagataggccgcttcttcgtggaccgcttgttggtggagccctccgtgaacTCCCGCATTCGTTACCCTCCgtgagttgaagtctccactaacatggacatacgatagcgccacctatcggaaccatgccaaaaatcgatgtgtcaacctcttgcgtttgatctcctaaactctactcctttacatgtgcaaagtctttacttttccgctgccatatatgttgactagcatgtgtagagtgtactagacttgttagaactgatgAATTTCTGCCTTCCCTGAAATTGGGTTATGCTaggatttttatcttgacaagtagtctattcacccccctctagacacatcttctatcgatcctacaACACGATAGAGATGTGCATCGACATAGTAAGATCATAGGCCTTATGTTTCCACCGGAGTGTGCAGCTTGAGGATGGCAACATCCTTGTTGGTCACAACATCCAAAAAgagcccatactccactatgcctCCTCACAACATGGTGGTGTACATATATTTGCCAAAACACGTTCTCGAGATGCACATCATTGTGAAGACACCTCACAAGACCATCATCCTTGAGGAGGAGTCCTCTTACACCATTGAGAACATCAAGGCCAGGATTTCTAAAGGAAGATGTTACAATCACGAGAACAACTATCAATGGGGAGCCGGAAAAGACGCCCGTCAACAGAAAAGTACAAGTCGTCCCGTCAACAACTCCTTCCCGTGGAAGATCCTCTGACAACGCCTACGATGACATGCCCAGTTTCTAGGCCTGTCAAGGCCTACAACAGTATGCCTCGCAGAGGCACTGCAACGAGGCAGTTAGGTGAAAGCAAAGATGATTCATCACCCTTTTTACCATGCACGTGACACCTCACGGATAATGTGTCGCGGAAACCACAACTGCACATGCAAGTGGTGCGACAAGAAAAGTATCTCTCCCCCGCCCGGCAAGAGCTCTGGGCGACACATATACCTACATTTAATGTAGCTACGTGCCTCACTGTAACATTCACAATTCAGGTCGTTGTGGTATACCCTTTGTGACTATAAAAGGAAGCCCATAACCAAGTGGAAAAGGGTTCCACCCTTTGGTATTTGAGCACGCAATATAGCTAGGGCTAAAGAAGTTCCCGACAACAAGTGTTCGACCACTGTAAACATCATTTTCTCCATCGAGTGAATATCATCAGCAGgatgtagggtattacgcttcagaGCGTCGTGAACTAGGGTAAAAATCACCATGTCTGTGCATCTCCATCATGGAGTAAAAGTTGATCTATAGTGTTAGCTCCTTATCGAACACAAAAAAGGGGTGTCACTCTTCCCCCGGTGTTGTGCTCGCACACACGTCACCTCTGTCCCCGCGGCTGAGGCTATCGTCGCCCATCCCTCCCCCCACTGTCGTGTTCGTCGCCGCACCATTCACCCCCTTAAGCCTCACACACCGATGAACAACTCTCGCAACCCCTTACCCCTAAGATAGATAATGAGGCCACTTCTTCCCCCAATATAAATAATGGTGTTGCTGCTTCCCCTAAAGATAGATGGTGGGACTGCTTCTTCTCCGATGAGGTCCAGCATGTCCAAACAAAGTGACTGAGGCAACAATAATTTTCAGGTATCTGAAAAATAGCAAAACTAAAAGACATGGCATTTACTGTCGATAGATCGTTTACCAATTCAAATGCTAGCACGGTTCTTCCTCGGTAGCAATGAGATGTCAACATTGGTTGTCATTTTAACATCTACCCATGTAGTCTCGCGCATAATATCACCATCTATATACAAGCGAGCGGTACATCCTGTGTGAACCAAAATTGTTTATGCTTGGTGATAAAAAGTACTCTAGAGTTGCGATTTTATTTGTGAAAATAATTCAAACCTATTATCAAAGTTTGGCATAAGTACAAAGCACCTCAAATATAATTAAAATTACATCAAGATATCGAGACCACCGAACGATCACTAGTGCTGCCAAAACGAGCCGACGCGCCGCTGTCGCTGCTCCCCCGTCAGAGCCGGCGTGACCTTGTCGATGACACTCGAGAAGCCTTCGTGCACATGCCCCTAAGGACCAGCGCCCTATAGCCGCAGTCTTCATCGTTGAACCCTTGAATAGATCTGAAACATGTGACACCAACTCTCACCACACGACGAGAAACCCTAACCTCATCGCCCCCAAAAGACGACAGGAATCTACGCCGGGGCTCCATTGACTACGTCCAGGTGGACGGACTCGAGGAGGACCGAAGGCCGGAATATAAACTCGGAGAAGAAGCGTCACCATCCATCCGAGCGCCACACCTGCGAGGACTAAAAAACCCTAACCTAAACTACTAACTGAAGCGGAGGCAAtgaaatttcccttcttgccaacGTCCGCCGGAGCGGCAGACAGAGGGGAAGCGAATCCACGAGTTCGCCGACGAAATCTATTGGGGAGAGTTTGCCCTAGCCGCCAAGAGATAGAGGAGGGAAAGAGAAATCATAACCATGAAGAGATAACTATGGCAAGTTAACAAGCACCGTGGAACGCCTCCTCTAAAATTGCGATTAACTATATACTccatccgtccggaaatacttgtcctagaaatgcatgtatctagacttattttagttatagatacatcaattttaatcatttttaggacaagtatttccggacggagggaataCTTTTTTCAGCCGGAATTACTTGACGTTAAATGGGTGTATTTAGACGTACATTTCAATTTGGGAATCGTTTCCacccggcgcgccggccgaatcgTCCGGCCGGTCGCGCGCGGGCCGCGCGCCTCGCTGGCAGATGCTCGCAACATTTTTCCGTCAAATTTGCTGCAACCGTGTTCTTTTTTATACAAACGTTTTTCATGCAGCTTTTTTCCCgtgtaaatttgttgcaaccagcgtcatatttgctGCATATACGTTTGATTGCAACTTCGCTTCTTCGAAtttttgttacaatcgatgttttttacttttgctacaaccgtgttaatttttgctacaaccgacatcattttttgctgcaaccgttcactaaaaaagttgcatacacgtcacgtaaatatttgttacaaccggcgtttcacttttgctaccacgtaccatcagcttcttttttttgctacgatcacctggatatttttttttgctacacattttgttttttgttgccaTCGTTGAAAAAATTATTGCAtcgcatcgaaattttgctgcatagaaaaaaaaagttgtatgcggatccaacggtgcggacgcgcggggttggtggatcgtgCGGCCCGCGCGCGGCGGGCCGGCTGATCACTCCCCTTTCAATTTTCTTTGTAGGAGAGATTTTTGAAAAGCTGTGgccgcaaaataaaataaaatcagcTGCTGTATTCGGAAAAAGGACCGAATGTTCACTCGATTACAAATATAGCCCTTCCGTATTTCTCTCCACCGTCCCGTGCCTTCCTTTCCTCTTCTCAGCAGTCTCACTCCGCCCAAGGCTGCTCTGCTCCATCTTTCCCACAGGCTACCTGCAGACCTACAGTGTACCACCGCCTGCCCTGCCGAGTGCCTTCCTCACACCTCaatcctccccctcccccctcccccaaccccccccccccctctctccagCCCCAACGCCTCTCACGCGGGACGCTGCCATTGCCGTCCCCTTTCTTCATCGTCGCCACATCGCGTCCCTCCTGCCTCCGCCCCGTCCGCGGTCTTTGGTCATTGAGTTTGAGGTATGTGCTTCTTTTCTTCCAGAGATTGTTATCCAGATCCCACTGACCTTCACAATTTCTCGGCCTTCCGGTACGCGCCCGGCATGCCGTCTAGATCCACCCCTCGGCGGAGGTTCGATGCCGCGATTTGCCACTCCtcagttcttgtttttattttgctttcGATGCTCCGAGTGGAGGCCTCCCCCGATTCTATTCTTGGCATTGTTTCTCTCTGGATCGTGCATTGGTTCCTGCATCGTGCTGGTAGTTTTTGTGGTTTGGAAAAAAATGTGCATTGTACCATTGGTGACAAAAGGACCACTTCTGTCATACAGTATCATTTTACGGTAGAATGGTAAATAGGCCACTGCGGCATGAATGCACATTTCAGCCCTGCAAGTTCCATTGCCGAGGGCAATCTAGAGATAATGACTGATCTATTGCTTTCAACTAAGATTGAGCAAGATCTGCAGTGTTGTTCAACTCCTCCAGGCGTTGCTTCAGTCAAAAGATCACTATGCCTATTACACACTTCATATGATGTTTCTGTTCCTTACTGTTTGATCTTCGGCTAGCAACTCAATTCCGCTGAGTCCTAACTTTGATGCGCATTTCAGTTTGTTTTTCATTTCTATGAGTGAAGTTTAATGAAAGTTTTTTGGCTTGATTTGTTATAGGTTGATGATCCGTCGGAAAGGATGAACGGGAGTCGACAGATGGAACTCCACTACATAAACACTGGATATCCATACACTATCACCGAGAGCTTCATGGATTTTTTTGAAGGCCTCACATATGCTCATGCTGATTTTGCTCTTGCAGATGCCTTCCAGGATCAGGTACAAAATATTGTAATTGCCTTTTAGTGCAACAGCTAGTCAATTTCATTTCCTCAAATCCTTCACGCTACCATTAGATTGCTTACTACTTCTTCCATCAGGAATTAGTTGACGctcaaatggatgtatctagcacTGAAATACGTCTAGATACATCCGTCTGAGCGTCAACTAATTCCGGAAGAGGGAGTACTTTGGTAATGATGTACATATATCCAGCATGTAATATTACGTGGTTTGTGGCTTTGGCAAATGCCACTCTTTATATATTCAGGATTCAGCTATGATACTCCTTCCGTCCCGTAATATAAGATGTTATTACGACCAATATACTCGTACATTGGTTGTaataacatcttatattatgggaagAGGGAGTACTTATGAATTTGGTGATTCCGAATTTCAATTTTTAGTAGTTTACAAGCCTCACGAATCTAGCTATTTTTCTCACAAGTCTAACATCAGCTTCATTTTAAGAAAAATAAAGAGGAAATGGAGTCACTCAACAATCCACTATGAGAGAATATGATGATTTCTGAAAGCTCACTTGCACATCATTCAAAGAATATAATAGCGTCAATCATGACTTTAGTCACTGTTTCATCCATTGTTATCATTTTCTTTTGCGTTCCATGCTTATTTGTTGTTAATGTGCAGGCTAATCCATACTGGACGATGATGCAGACAAACTCGTATAAATACGGATATTCTGGTGCAGGAAATTACTACAGCTATGGACATGTGTATGACATGAATGACTACATGCATAGAGCAGATAGTGGACGTAGAGTTTGGGATAACCCCATGCCTGTAAACAATACCGACTCCCCCAACGTAGTCCTACAGGGTGGTGAAGCTCCTCATGCAAGTGCAAGTGCTACTACCGAGGATCGTAAGTTCAGTACTTAAGAGATATGGTTTTTGGCAGTTGAAATAATCACTATTATAGGATAT includes:
- the LOC123448886 gene encoding E3 ubiquitin-protein ligase BIG BROTHER, with the translated sequence MNGSRQMELHYINTGYPYTITESFMDFFEGLTYAHADFALADAFQDQANPYWTMMQTNSYKYGYSGAGNYYSYGHVYDMNDYMHRADSGRRVWDNPMPVNNTDSPNVVLQGGEAPHASASATTEDRIQQPVHQNSSSPQVVWQDSIDPDNMTYEELLDLGEAVGTQSRGLSQESISALPVTKFKCGFFSRKKKRRERCVVCQMEYRRGDLQMALPCKHVYHASCVTKWLTINKVCPVCFAEVPGEEPKRQ